From a region of the Neodiprion fabricii isolate iyNeoFabr1 chromosome 7, iyNeoFabr1.1, whole genome shotgun sequence genome:
- the LOC124186930 gene encoding bromodomain adjacent to zinc finger domain protein 1A isoform X2, whose product MPLLRKKLFHKLHVSSDFRDDDEVFHCEATNEIFKDYNEFCERIILCNSLVWSCSITGKPNFTYQEALLSEENARKSLKEFPMELRIPILYLASKTNRTSLNEMVEDVYQFARDRYFVGEMVEASFTEDAWCECHVLQVIEPTKQQINSYVKENNSMLERQYQPPAKLFRYEVEQFDCGGDTDVSQLMIVEASQVRRRKQHYSRERNKIFLRQLCEQGETGIWMVKESVLQKYGIHKTRFDTIFAGPMPDFSPRLKKPIKHKQESIAKFLTPDIAKHRVFDKPDPLKKINDSGIIGKKSKKQKMNGKFKEDLKAKALEEKARLKEARLEERGRKKEEKQKLAAYVKEWNKPREDLECEDLRQIPDPTPVKCFIPNDKFGDFVMILEFLQYFYEELEVGSYFPGGVNLDLMEKALLEKEVAGPWSDLLQLLLANIFKFQAEEEDEIHADAANLTDDRNIDHGVSSMAEAVKLATIASSWCQTHHGCQLSELTLDYVTLSEILRQHLLSSGGRISDVASKWRYSQRGGYTNHDDPVLLLRMKEAHILRTLGHMNVCEFELDDRLKVVSCLINQLLTFASIRDVIDERYDKLHQAKKKLKLFLIAEQKKEKEERERMKEREKEGRAEEEEQKPKKITRGNYEDEKKKGEYENKLKELQTASRDDQMMLYLGSDRAHRRYWRFLSIPGLFVENDERWPGACLPGGTPYKPELQDESGEAMYAYLKKKFKDESSDKENSIKELKKSPKKVAFSDKNGLKSPRKDLSPKKEVKVDFSDIRQNLNVCTGDQTCPIHCVTARPQWSFYGLQESIDSVINALNKRGIREGELRQTLIQEATSLTTVIAECPRHKLNPEVYMEPIKEPTNKNHRKNKYDNVNLTFPPGTNIEEVLELTLRDYILDLEDKIKVGCLGSLKVINREVWRTAINKRGYDKQCDKLVYGLNDIEADTASNLVLDKIKNENRVSRPGTPDSEISSSGVKTYRDPGRYLGPPFEDEPVPDPNQQIAIKQLACAILQISHAIEPKYLKKPLGVDDKDKKPASEDIGRDRWEQSLMASTSWSQLFVHMSTLENSVAWARSALNAQCRICRKRRDAENMLLCDGCNKGHHLYCLKPKLNAVPEGDWFCTTCKPRETKPKEKSKRRKKFEDEVEEEAVLTKETRRNRAKRIPESEDEETELPEDPDATMSLCALCGIGGRVICCDGCPKVFHLECTEPLLKRVPRGKWLCDFCLRNRRTNSIHALGMLPARGRERERDRERVSAAAARSRIHGFAKSLLTTESTDWDESSINSDDFEPIPQRQTRRSAKRVADATIDEIKEDASTVKGCMATLQELLADITHHRDSWPFLSPVTKDEVPDYHDIISSPMDFGTIKYKLGKGDYQTLREFYSDCILVFDNCEKYNQEHSSVYNTIYRAGTRLLKYFEKRCKDLGLNYNEQEVREPDTKKQKCEPNGELENGIEDEEEDENLKDNEEEDDVDEQDDADEDDDADEDDEEDYEESESDAS is encoded by the exons ATGCCTCTCCTACGCAAGAAGCTTTTTCACAAGTTGCACGTCTCCTCCGATTTCCGCGATGACGACGAGGTTTTCCACTGCGAGGCGACCAACGAGATCTTCAAAGATTACAA TGAATTCTGCGAAAGAATTATTCTCTGCAACTCACTCGTCTGGTCCTGTAGTATCACAGGAAAGCCGAATTTCACTTACCAAGAGGCATTGCTCAGCGAGGAAAATGCGAGAAAGAGTCTCAAGGAATTTCCTATGGAG TTGCGAATTCCAATCTTATACCTGGCGAGCAAAACAAACAGGACTTCACTTAATGAAATGGTCGAGGATGTTTATCAATTCGCACGAGACAGATACTTTGTAGGAGAAATGGTCGAGGCCAGTTTTACCGAAGATGCCTGGTGCGAGTGTCACGTTTTACAGGTCATCGAGCCTACCAAGCAACAGATTAATTcttacgtaaaagaaaataacag CATGCTGGAAAGACAGTATCAACCTCCGGCAAAATTATTTCGCTACGAAGTGGAGCAGTTTGATTGCGGAGGTGACACAGACGTTAGCCAGCTCATGATAGTTGAGGCTTCACAGGTGCGACGACGCAAACAACACTACAGCAGAGAAAGGAATAAGATATTCTTGCGACAACTCTGCGAGCAAGGCGAGACTGGCATATGGATGGTCAAG GAGAGTGTCTTACAAAAGTATGGCATTCATAAGACTCGATTCGATACGATATTTGCTGGACCCATGCCAGACTTTTCTCCACGTCTCAAAAAACCTATCAAGCACAAGCAGGAGTCTATAGCGAAGTTTCTTACTCCAGATATAGCGAAACATAGGGTCTTTGATAAGCCAGATCccttgaagaaaataaacgacAGCGGAATAATCGGCAAGAaatcaaagaaacaaaa GATGAATGGTAAATTTAAAGAAGATCTGAAAGCTAAAGCTCTGGAAGAAAAAGCTCGCCTGAAAGAAGCGAGGCTCGAAGAACGGGGTCgtaagaaggaagaaaaacaaaagcttGCAGCTTATGTGAAGGAGTGGAATAAACCCAGAGAAGACTTAGAATGTGAAGATCTCCGACAAATTCCAGATCCGACCCCTGTTAAATGTTTCATTCCCAATGACAAATTTGGCGACTTCGTCATGATATTGgaatttctacaatatttctATGAAGAGTTAGAAGTTGGCAGTTACTTTCCAGGTGGAGTGAACTTGGACTTGATGGAGAAAGCTCTGTTAGAGAAAGAAGTTGCAGGACCTTGGAGTGACCTCTTGCAACTTTTgcttgcaaatatttttaaatttcaagccgaagaagaagatgagaTCCACGCGGATGCTGCTAATCTAACTGACGATAGAAATATAGACCATGGGGTTTCATCTATGGCCGAAGCTGTGAAATTAGCCACAATAGCCTCATCTTGGTGTCAAACGCACCATGGGTGTCAATTATCCGAACTGACTTTGGATTACGTtacattgagtgaaattttacgaCAGCATCTCTTGAGTTCTGGCGGTAGGATAAGCGACGTGGCATCTAAGTGGCGCTATTCTCAAAGAG gTGGCTATACAAATCATGACGATCCAGTACTGCTCTTGAGAATGAAGGAGGCGCATATACTTCGAACTCTGGGCCACATGAATGTCTGCGAATTCGAATTGGATGATCGACTGAAGGTTGTCAGTTGTTTGATTAATCAGTTGCTTACGTTTGCATCTATTCGCGACGTGATCGATGAAAGATACGACAAACTGCATCAAGCAAAGAAGAAACTCAAGTTATTCCTGATAGCTGagcaaaagaaagaaaaggaagagagggagagaatgaaggagagagagaaagagggaagaGCAGAGGAGGAAGAGCAGAAACCTAAGAAAATAACGAGAGGAAATTACGAggacgaaaaaaagaaggggGAATACGAAAACAAGCTGAAAGAACTACAGACCGCATCTCGAGACGATCAAATGATGCTTTATCTAGGCTCGGATAGGGCACATAGGAGGTACTGGAGGTTCCTATCTATACCAG GTTTATTTGTGGAGAACGATGAAAGATGGCCGGGTGCTTGTCTGCCCGGGGGTACTCCCTACAAACCGGAGCTTCAAGATGAGTCCGGAGAGGCGATGTATGCgtatttgaagaagaaatttaaaGACGAATCCAGCGATAAAGAAAACAGTATTAAGGAGCTGAAGAAGTCTCCGAAAAAAGTTGCCTTTTCTGACAAAAACGGATTAAAATCACCGCGAAAAGATCTTAGTCCTAAGAAAGAAGTAAAGGTAGATTTCAGTGATATTAGACAAAACTTGAACGTATGTACAGGAGATCAAACTTGCCCCATCCATTGTGTCACGGCTAGACCGCAGTGGAGTTTTTACGGCTTGCAAGAAAGCATTGACAGTGTAATTAATGCGTTAAATAAGAGGGGAATCAGAGAAGGTGAACTCAGACAGACTTTGATTCAAGAAGCAACGAGCTTAACGACAGTCATTGCCGAATGTCCCCGACACAAATTGAATCCCGAAGTG TATATGGAGCCGATCAAAGAGCCGACGAATAAGAATCACAGGAAAAATAAGTACGATAATGTTAATCTGACTTTCCCACCGGGTACCAACATTGAGGAGGTACTAGAATTAACGTTACGGGACTATATACTCGACCTAGAGGATAAAATCAAAGTTGGATGTCTGGGATCCTTGAAAGTCATCAACCGAGAGGTCTGGAGAACGGCGATAAACAAGCGTGGTTATGATAAACAGTGCGACAAGTTGGTTTACGGATTGAACGACATTGAGGCAGACACTGCGTCGAATCTTGTCCtggataaaataaagaatgagaACAGGGTGAGCAGACCCGGGACCCCGGATTCTGAAATCAGTAGCAGCGGTGTTAAAACTTATCGGGATCCAGGAAGATATCTGGGACCACCGTTTGAAGACGAACCTGTGCCAGATCCGAATCAGCAAATTGCCATCAAACAATTAGCCTGCGCTATCTTACAAATATCGCACGCAATTGAACcgaaatatctgaaaaaacCATTGGGTGTAGATGACAAGGACAAGAAACCAGCTAGCGAAGACATAGGCAGAGATAGGTGGGAACAATCGCTGATGGCTTCGACGAGTTGGTCCCAGTTGTTTGTGCATATGAGCACCTTGGAGAACAGCGTTGCATGGGCCAGAAGTGCTTTGAATGCGCAATGTCGTATCTGCAGAAAGCGCAGGGATGCCGAGAACATGCTACTCTGCGACGGATGCAACAAAGGGCACCATTTATACTGCCTCAAACCCAAACTCAAT GCGGTACCAGAGGGAGATTGGTTCTGCACGACATGTAAACCCCGAGAGACGAAACCCAAGGAGAAGTCGAAGAGGAGAAAGAAATTTGAGGACGAGGTGGAAGAGGAGGCGGTTCTCACCAAAGAGACACGACGAAATCGTGCCAAAAGAATTCCTGAAAGTGAGGACGAGGAAACCGAGTTGCCGGAGGATCC AGACGCGACGATGAGCCTTTGCGCGTTGTGTGGAATCGGAGGAAGGGTGATATGTTGTGATGGATGTCCGAAAGTATTTCATTTGGAGTGTACTGAGCCACTGTTGAAAAGAGTACCCCGTGGCAAGTGGCTGTGTGACTTCTGTTTAAGGAATAGAAGAACCAACTCTATACACG CTTTGGGTATGTTGCCAGCGAGAGGGcgcgagagggagagagacagagaaagagTGAGTGCAGCTGCTGCTCGTTCGCGTATCCACGGCTTCGCCAAGAGTCTTCTGACTACCGAATCCACAGACTGGGACG AGAGCAGCATAAATTCAGACGACTTTGAACCGATACCCCAACGGCAAACGAGGAGATCCGCCAAGCGTGTAGCTGATGCAACAATCGACGAGATTAAAGAAGATGCCAGCACTGTAAAAGGTTGTATGGCAACTTTGCAAGAATTATTAGCGGATATCACGCATCACAGAGATTCTTGGCCGTTCCTTTCTCCCGTTACAAAAGATGAGGTTCCGGACTACCACGACATCATTTCAAGTCCAATGGATTTTGGGACCATAAAGTACAAGCTTGGAAAAGGAGATTATCAAACGCTTAGAGAATTTTACAGCGATTGTATTCTGGTATTTGATAACTGTGAGAAATACAACCAAGAGCACAGTTCTGTTTACAA TACCATTTACAGAGCTGGGACGAGATTGTTGAAATACTTTGAGAAAAGGTGCAAAGATTTAGGTCTGAACTACAATGAACAAGAAGTAAGGGAACCAGATacaaaaaaacagaaatgtGAACCAAACGGCGAGCTGGAAAACGGCATTGAAGATGAGGAGGAAGATGAGAACCTGAAGGACAACGAGGAGGAAGATGATGTCGACGAACAGGATGATGCAGATGAAGACGATGACGCAGATGAAGACGATGAAGAGGATTACGAAGAATCAGAGTCGGACGCAAGTTAA
- the LOC124186930 gene encoding bromodomain adjacent to zinc finger domain protein 1A isoform X5 produces the protein MPLLRKKLFHKLHVSSDFRDDDEVFHCEATNEIFKDYNEFCERIILCNSLVWSCSITGKPNFTYQEALLSEENARKSLKEFPMELRIPILYLASKTNRTSLNEMVEDVYQFARDRYFVGEMVEASFTEDAWCECHVLQVIEPTKQQINSYVKENNRSMLERQYQPPAKLFRYEVEQFDCGGDTDVSQLMIVEASQVRRRKQHYSRERNKIFLRQLCEQGETGIWMVKESVLQKYGIHKTRFDTIFAGPMPDFSPRLKKPIKHKQESIAKFLTPDIAKHRVFDKPDPLKKINDSGIIGKKSKKQKMNGKFKEDLKAKALEEKARLKEARLEERGRKKEEKQKLAAYVKEWNKPREDLECEDLRQIPDPTPVKCFIPNDKFGDFVMILEFLQYFYEELEVGSYFPGGVNLDLMEKALLEKEVAGPWSDLLQLLLANIFKFQAEEEDEIHADAANLTDDRNIDHGVSSMAEAVKLATIASSWCQTHHGCQLSELTLDYVTLSEILRQHLLSSGGRISDVASKWRYSQRGGYTNHDDPVLLLRMKEAHILRTLGHMNVCEFELDDRLKVVSCLINQLLTFASIRDVIDERYDKLHQAKKKLKLFLIAEQKKEKEERERMKEREKEGRAEEEEQKPKKITRGNYEDEKKKGEYENKLKELQTASRDDQMMLYLGSDRAHRRYWRFLSIPGLFVENDERWPGACLPGGTPYKPELQDESGEAMYAYLKKKFKDESSDKENSIKELKKSPKKVAFSDKNGLKSPRKDLSPKKEVKVDFSDIRQNLNVCTGDQTCPIHCVTARPQWSFYGLQESIDSVINALNKRGIREGELRQTLIQEATSLTTVIAECPRHKLNPEVYMEPIKEPTNKNHRKNKYDNVNLTFPPGTNIEEVLELTLRDYILDLEDKIKVGCLGSLKVINREVWRTAINKRGYDKQCDKLVYGLNDIEADTASNLVLDKIKNENRVSRPGTPDSEISSSGVKTYRDPGRYLGPPFEDEPVPDPNQQIAIKQLACAILQISHAIEPKYLKKPLGVDDKDKKPASEDIGRDRWEQSLMASTSWSQLFVHMSTLENSVAWARSALNAQCRICRKRRDAENMLLCDGCNKGHHLYCLKPKLNAVPEGDWFCTTCKPRETKPKEKSKRRKKFEDEVEEEAVLTKETRRNRAKRIPESEDEETELPEDPDATMSLCALCGIGGRVICCDGCPKVFHLECTEPLLKRVPRGKWLCDFCLRNRRTNSIHESSINSDDFEPIPQRQTRRSAKRVADATIDEIKEDASTVKGCMATLQELLADITHHRDSWPFLSPVTKDEVPDYHDIISSPMDFGTIKYKLGKGDYQTLREFYSDCILVFDNCEKYNQEHSSVYNTIYRAGTRLLKYFEKRCKDLGLNYNEQEVREPDTKKQKCEPNGELENGIEDEEEDENLKDNEEEDDVDEQDDADEDDDADEDDEEDYEESESDAS, from the exons ATGCCTCTCCTACGCAAGAAGCTTTTTCACAAGTTGCACGTCTCCTCCGATTTCCGCGATGACGACGAGGTTTTCCACTGCGAGGCGACCAACGAGATCTTCAAAGATTACAA TGAATTCTGCGAAAGAATTATTCTCTGCAACTCACTCGTCTGGTCCTGTAGTATCACAGGAAAGCCGAATTTCACTTACCAAGAGGCATTGCTCAGCGAGGAAAATGCGAGAAAGAGTCTCAAGGAATTTCCTATGGAG TTGCGAATTCCAATCTTATACCTGGCGAGCAAAACAAACAGGACTTCACTTAATGAAATGGTCGAGGATGTTTATCAATTCGCACGAGACAGATACTTTGTAGGAGAAATGGTCGAGGCCAGTTTTACCGAAGATGCCTGGTGCGAGTGTCACGTTTTACAGGTCATCGAGCCTACCAAGCAACAGATTAATTcttacgtaaaagaaaataacag AAGCATGCTGGAAAGACAGTATCAACCTCCGGCAAAATTATTTCGCTACGAAGTGGAGCAGTTTGATTGCGGAGGTGACACAGACGTTAGCCAGCTCATGATAGTTGAGGCTTCACAGGTGCGACGACGCAAACAACACTACAGCAGAGAAAGGAATAAGATATTCTTGCGACAACTCTGCGAGCAAGGCGAGACTGGCATATGGATGGTCAAG GAGAGTGTCTTACAAAAGTATGGCATTCATAAGACTCGATTCGATACGATATTTGCTGGACCCATGCCAGACTTTTCTCCACGTCTCAAAAAACCTATCAAGCACAAGCAGGAGTCTATAGCGAAGTTTCTTACTCCAGATATAGCGAAACATAGGGTCTTTGATAAGCCAGATCccttgaagaaaataaacgacAGCGGAATAATCGGCAAGAaatcaaagaaacaaaa GATGAATGGTAAATTTAAAGAAGATCTGAAAGCTAAAGCTCTGGAAGAAAAAGCTCGCCTGAAAGAAGCGAGGCTCGAAGAACGGGGTCgtaagaaggaagaaaaacaaaagcttGCAGCTTATGTGAAGGAGTGGAATAAACCCAGAGAAGACTTAGAATGTGAAGATCTCCGACAAATTCCAGATCCGACCCCTGTTAAATGTTTCATTCCCAATGACAAATTTGGCGACTTCGTCATGATATTGgaatttctacaatatttctATGAAGAGTTAGAAGTTGGCAGTTACTTTCCAGGTGGAGTGAACTTGGACTTGATGGAGAAAGCTCTGTTAGAGAAAGAAGTTGCAGGACCTTGGAGTGACCTCTTGCAACTTTTgcttgcaaatatttttaaatttcaagccgaagaagaagatgagaTCCACGCGGATGCTGCTAATCTAACTGACGATAGAAATATAGACCATGGGGTTTCATCTATGGCCGAAGCTGTGAAATTAGCCACAATAGCCTCATCTTGGTGTCAAACGCACCATGGGTGTCAATTATCCGAACTGACTTTGGATTACGTtacattgagtgaaattttacgaCAGCATCTCTTGAGTTCTGGCGGTAGGATAAGCGACGTGGCATCTAAGTGGCGCTATTCTCAAAGAG gTGGCTATACAAATCATGACGATCCAGTACTGCTCTTGAGAATGAAGGAGGCGCATATACTTCGAACTCTGGGCCACATGAATGTCTGCGAATTCGAATTGGATGATCGACTGAAGGTTGTCAGTTGTTTGATTAATCAGTTGCTTACGTTTGCATCTATTCGCGACGTGATCGATGAAAGATACGACAAACTGCATCAAGCAAAGAAGAAACTCAAGTTATTCCTGATAGCTGagcaaaagaaagaaaaggaagagagggagagaatgaaggagagagagaaagagggaagaGCAGAGGAGGAAGAGCAGAAACCTAAGAAAATAACGAGAGGAAATTACGAggacgaaaaaaagaaggggGAATACGAAAACAAGCTGAAAGAACTACAGACCGCATCTCGAGACGATCAAATGATGCTTTATCTAGGCTCGGATAGGGCACATAGGAGGTACTGGAGGTTCCTATCTATACCAG GTTTATTTGTGGAGAACGATGAAAGATGGCCGGGTGCTTGTCTGCCCGGGGGTACTCCCTACAAACCGGAGCTTCAAGATGAGTCCGGAGAGGCGATGTATGCgtatttgaagaagaaatttaaaGACGAATCCAGCGATAAAGAAAACAGTATTAAGGAGCTGAAGAAGTCTCCGAAAAAAGTTGCCTTTTCTGACAAAAACGGATTAAAATCACCGCGAAAAGATCTTAGTCCTAAGAAAGAAGTAAAGGTAGATTTCAGTGATATTAGACAAAACTTGAACGTATGTACAGGAGATCAAACTTGCCCCATCCATTGTGTCACGGCTAGACCGCAGTGGAGTTTTTACGGCTTGCAAGAAAGCATTGACAGTGTAATTAATGCGTTAAATAAGAGGGGAATCAGAGAAGGTGAACTCAGACAGACTTTGATTCAAGAAGCAACGAGCTTAACGACAGTCATTGCCGAATGTCCCCGACACAAATTGAATCCCGAAGTG TATATGGAGCCGATCAAAGAGCCGACGAATAAGAATCACAGGAAAAATAAGTACGATAATGTTAATCTGACTTTCCCACCGGGTACCAACATTGAGGAGGTACTAGAATTAACGTTACGGGACTATATACTCGACCTAGAGGATAAAATCAAAGTTGGATGTCTGGGATCCTTGAAAGTCATCAACCGAGAGGTCTGGAGAACGGCGATAAACAAGCGTGGTTATGATAAACAGTGCGACAAGTTGGTTTACGGATTGAACGACATTGAGGCAGACACTGCGTCGAATCTTGTCCtggataaaataaagaatgagaACAGGGTGAGCAGACCCGGGACCCCGGATTCTGAAATCAGTAGCAGCGGTGTTAAAACTTATCGGGATCCAGGAAGATATCTGGGACCACCGTTTGAAGACGAACCTGTGCCAGATCCGAATCAGCAAATTGCCATCAAACAATTAGCCTGCGCTATCTTACAAATATCGCACGCAATTGAACcgaaatatctgaaaaaacCATTGGGTGTAGATGACAAGGACAAGAAACCAGCTAGCGAAGACATAGGCAGAGATAGGTGGGAACAATCGCTGATGGCTTCGACGAGTTGGTCCCAGTTGTTTGTGCATATGAGCACCTTGGAGAACAGCGTTGCATGGGCCAGAAGTGCTTTGAATGCGCAATGTCGTATCTGCAGAAAGCGCAGGGATGCCGAGAACATGCTACTCTGCGACGGATGCAACAAAGGGCACCATTTATACTGCCTCAAACCCAAACTCAAT GCGGTACCAGAGGGAGATTGGTTCTGCACGACATGTAAACCCCGAGAGACGAAACCCAAGGAGAAGTCGAAGAGGAGAAAGAAATTTGAGGACGAGGTGGAAGAGGAGGCGGTTCTCACCAAAGAGACACGACGAAATCGTGCCAAAAGAATTCCTGAAAGTGAGGACGAGGAAACCGAGTTGCCGGAGGATCC AGACGCGACGATGAGCCTTTGCGCGTTGTGTGGAATCGGAGGAAGGGTGATATGTTGTGATGGATGTCCGAAAGTATTTCATTTGGAGTGTACTGAGCCACTGTTGAAAAGAGTACCCCGTGGCAAGTGGCTGTGTGACTTCTGTTTAAGGAATAGAAGAACCAACTCTATACACG AGAGCAGCATAAATTCAGACGACTTTGAACCGATACCCCAACGGCAAACGAGGAGATCCGCCAAGCGTGTAGCTGATGCAACAATCGACGAGATTAAAGAAGATGCCAGCACTGTAAAAGGTTGTATGGCAACTTTGCAAGAATTATTAGCGGATATCACGCATCACAGAGATTCTTGGCCGTTCCTTTCTCCCGTTACAAAAGATGAGGTTCCGGACTACCACGACATCATTTCAAGTCCAATGGATTTTGGGACCATAAAGTACAAGCTTGGAAAAGGAGATTATCAAACGCTTAGAGAATTTTACAGCGATTGTATTCTGGTATTTGATAACTGTGAGAAATACAACCAAGAGCACAGTTCTGTTTACAA TACCATTTACAGAGCTGGGACGAGATTGTTGAAATACTTTGAGAAAAGGTGCAAAGATTTAGGTCTGAACTACAATGAACAAGAAGTAAGGGAACCAGATacaaaaaaacagaaatgtGAACCAAACGGCGAGCTGGAAAACGGCATTGAAGATGAGGAGGAAGATGAGAACCTGAAGGACAACGAGGAGGAAGATGATGTCGACGAACAGGATGATGCAGATGAAGACGATGACGCAGATGAAGACGATGAAGAGGATTACGAAGAATCAGAGTCGGACGCAAGTTAA